The following nucleotide sequence is from Borrelia sp. A-FGy1.
GCAAGAATTGTTTCTTAAATAAACTTGCACCAAGACTTATTTAGGTTTAAGATGAAATAAAATTCATATGGTTTTTAAGTTTTAAGCTTATTAAGGCTAATATTATATTGATTAATATCAATATGAACAGAGGGTTTCCCCATACCCAAAAATATTCTCTTCCCATTTCCATATAGCTTAAAAGTTCTCCAAGGCTTGGATAAAATCTTCTATCTTCTTGTTGTATATAATTTACTACTTCAAATGTAGTTAGGCTTTTTGATATTTGGAGAGGAATTATTGATGATATTGATGAAAAAATCTCTGGGAATATATGGTATATTGTTAATCTGAACTTACTTGAACCCATTGTTTGACTTGCTTTAACATAATCAAGATTTTTTATTATTAAAGTGCTGTTTCTTGTTGCAAATGAGAATGGGATCCATCCGTGTATTAAAGCTAAGGTAAGAGAGACTTCTAATATATTATAATTTTTATATTTTGAAAAATAGTAGAAAATTAATATTAATATGTAGGAGAATGGTAATGTTTGTAATGATTCTATTAATTTTGATATTAGCATACAAGTTTTAAACTTAAAACTTCCAATTATTATTCCTACAAAAATTCCAATAAATGTAGAAATTGTTGCGTAGCTAAATGCAAGTAAAATAGAGTTTCTAGTTGCAAGTATTAGTCTTGCCATTATATCTCTTCCTATTTTATCCGTTCCTAGAGGATTGTTAACGGTAGGTAGTTGCGGAAGTTTATTTGTTGTTTCAATATATATTTTATTTGGATCTTTTTTGTATATTGCAAATTTTGAAGTTTCGTTAATTAAAAGGGGAAGTGATATTAATATTAAAATTAATATTCCTAATAACATAAGGTATAATTTTTTAAATTTTTTCATTATTATGTAACTCCTTTATAAGGATTGATTTTGTATATTAACATGTCACTTATTAAGTTTGATATAAGCATAATAAAAACTCCAATGAATATTAGGTCTTTATAAATAATATAATCATTATTTTTGATGGCATTGATTGTTAGAGAGCCTATTCCGTCAATTCCAAACATTTTTTCAATTATAGATGTTCCAAAAAAAGCTGTTGCAAGAGTGGACCTAAGATTTGTGATTATCGGAATTAATGAGGGTTTTAATGCATGGACTAGTATTATCTTAATTTTTTTAAGTCCTTTTGATTTTGCAGTTATTATGTAACAAGCAGATAGATTTTTGTGTAGAGCTTGTTTGAAAATGACTGCATTAAATATGAAAAATGAAAAAAACCATCCAAACCCACCTATTATTGAGTTTTTTGGATTTATATTTAGATAATAGAGTGAAGAAATTAGTAATATTACAGTTAAATTTCTTGGTAGTGAGTTTAGAAATAGCATTATATAGTCTAAGATATTATCTATACTTTTATTTTTTACAGATAAAGTCCAAGCAATAATAAAAGAAATTGAAATTAAGTAAGAAAATACAATTCCTGGGATTGATATTTTCAATGTGTTTTTTATTTTATTGAAAATTACTTTTATTGTTGACTTTCCTTTTGTGAGTGGTGAATAGGAAGGGGTTCCCCATATTAGTCCCTTATATTTTATTTTATATACTATATATGAATTACCTGCAATGTGCTTAGCAAAATAATTTTTACTTAGAGGTATATTAGCGTCCAAATCATATACTATCTTATAGCTTTCAATACTTTTAAGTAGTCCAATGTATTCTAGATATTCTTTAAATATATTTTTTCGAATAAATGGAATATTGTAATTGTTATTTGAGAATATGTTTAGCAGTGATACACA
It contains:
- a CDS encoding ABC transporter permease subunit; the encoded protein is MKKFKKLYLMLLGILILILISLPLLINETSKFAIYKKDPNKIYIETTNKLPQLPTVNNPLGTDKIGRDIMARLILATRNSILLAFSYATISTFIGIFVGIIIGSFKFKTCMLISKLIESLQTLPFSYILILIFYYFSKYKNYNILEVSLTLALIHGWIPFSFATRNSTLIIKNLDYVKASQTMGSSKFRLTIYHIFPEIFSSISSIIPLQISKSLTTFEVVNYIQQEDRRFYPSLGELLSYMEMGREYFWVWGNPLFILILINIILALISLKLKNHMNFISS
- a CDS encoding ABC transporter permease; translated protein: MFLTLINIIISTFFCVSLLNIFSNNNYNIPFIRKNIFKEYLEYIGLLKSIESYKIVYDLDANIPLSKNYFAKHIAGNSYIVYKIKYKGLIWGTPSYSPLTKGKSTIKVIFNKIKNTLKISIPGIVFSYLISISFIIAWTLSVKNKSIDNILDYIMLFLNSLPRNLTVILLISSLYYLNINPKNSIIGGFGWFFSFFIFNAVIFKQALHKNLSACYIITAKSKGLKKIKIILVHALKPSLIPIITNLRSTLATAFFGTSIIEKMFGIDGIGSLTINAIKNNDYIIYKDLIFIGVFIMLISNLISDMLIYKINPYKGVT